In the genome of Candidatus Goldiibacteriota bacterium, one region contains:
- a CDS encoding RluA family pseudouridine synthase yields MDENIRVIYEDDNYAVVEKHAGVLTIPDRYKPELFNLYNALNEKYGKIFIVHRLDKDTSGVIVFARNAEAHRDLSIKFEKGEARKTYLAVIKGIPEKESGIIDLPLAPLKNYKNIMAVNYKIGKKAVTSYKILQKYKGYSLAEVKLLTGRMHQIRSHFRAIGNPLALDTLYTDKHKQSITAGEILNTDDDRELISRLTLHAAQIQFENIKNIKVKFGAPLPDDMALLIKTLQKTP; encoded by the coding sequence GTGGATGAAAATATTCGCGTGATATACGAAGATGACAATTACGCGGTGGTTGAAAAACACGCCGGTGTTTTGACCATTCCGGACAGATACAAGCCGGAGCTGTTTAACCTTTATAACGCGCTTAATGAAAAATACGGAAAAATATTTATTGTGCACAGACTGGATAAAGACACAAGCGGTGTCATTGTTTTTGCCAGGAATGCCGAAGCACACAGGGATTTAAGCATTAAATTTGAAAAAGGCGAAGCGCGCAAAACATACCTTGCTGTAATAAAGGGGATTCCGGAAAAAGAAAGCGGAATAATTGACCTGCCGTTGGCGCCGTTAAAAAATTATAAAAACATAATGGCGGTAAATTATAAAATTGGAAAGAAAGCCGTAACTTCGTACAAAATTCTGCAGAAGTATAAAGGTTATTCATTAGCCGAAGTAAAACTTTTAACAGGCAGAATGCACCAGATAAGGTCGCATTTTCGGGCGATAGGAAATCCTTTGGCGCTGGATACCCTTTATACGGACAAACATAAACAAAGCATAACAGCCGGAGAAATTTTAAACACGGATGATGATAGGGAATTGATATCCAGGCTTACGCTTCATGCCGCGCAGATTCAGTTTGAAAATATCAAAAATATAAAAGTTAAATTCGGAGCGCCTTTGCCCGACGATATGGCTTTGTTAATAAAAACCCTTCAAAAAACCCCATAA
- a CDS encoding activase: MMKKAYGICLGASTISAVEIGRDGDKTEVIKVIRKEHDGNPKEVFVEVVKELNTGDAPVLVTGRRFRTYVNLPSITEPEAVEEALQLINPKGEKFDAVVSAGGETFMVYRLDSNSRITGISTGNKCASGTGEFFLQQIKRMDLSLETAIETALNGEPYAVSGRCSVFCKSDCTHALNKGVPVGNVAAGLCDMIAEKIVELVVKVPHEKIMITGGTALNSAVIKYVKKHLENVIVPKEAPYVEALGAAMAAFEKGKAVSKDMFNEGITSFTTLIPLKEAEKLVTFNKSERGILKEGDRCILGLDVGSTTTKAVLLRADDDKVLADIYLRTNGNPIEASRKCYESILEQMKGIKAKIVGIGVTGSGRQIAGLYSLTDGIINEIIAHAAAAVYFDPEVDTIFEIGGQDAKYTHITAGVASDYAMNEACSAGTGSFLEEAAYESLGVDYREIADVAIKAKRPPNFNDQCAAFISSDIKNASHEGITREDILAGLVYSICFNYVNRVKGHRPVGNKVFMQGGVCYNKAVPLAMAAITQKPIIVPPDPGLMGAFGVALEIKKRLALGLLKEEDFDLVKIIGRQVVNEKPFVCAGGKEKCDLKCKINMIRIEDKVYPFGGACNRYYNQRFKINVDADKLDFVTARNKLAFEKYCPALPVDEKAPSIGINKSFIVHQLFPLYYNFFSTLGCKIITSEEMDEDALHKQTTSFCYPAQVSLAMFSNLISKNPDFYFMPHVEEMNVENGEPRKEFSATCIFTQGEAFWMKQIFRDKGIENKMITTTLNFANGYEKEKDKFVEIGKRIGFTAKKSAEAYEKALSVQAAYREEKKKLGREVIEELHKHPEKTAVVLFGAPHNAFNADTNKGIPKKLTTRGYMVIPFDILPTEHEIIEDPHDGYMHWEIGQKVIKGSQIVKKDNQLFGMYITNFLCAIDSLLVTYFRRIMKQKPSLTLEIDGHTADAGIDTRVEAFIDVVKNYLEITKKEQEVVHSSYVPARISVENTGMFFVDSEGEKFKLTDKRVKMILPNMGDLTTPLVAAIFRKEGVNTEAMGVADKETLRLGRSVTTGKECLPMVLCIGSMLKYLNTRENKDEKLVVFQPRAAGYCRLGQYHVFMNMLIRERKLKDVALLSLANEERYTGFGPKLMINAWYALLTGDVMDDIRNSIWTIAKDPITGEEILNQEHKKIEKALDGTSGIDFYKQLKMSAKVLSQIPLKMKLHEAPEVSVMGEIFVRRDSFSNKGIAKRLAEKGFIARTAHISEWLYYLTYMIENKLHIPDYTMLGWLEYKITDVTQRYMEMKVKKILEKSGLYKAEAVDIDEIVKFSEHILPRTLKGEPGMIMGVTMRDVFNKYAGVVNIGPFSCMPVRFTEAVVANSLDMKGKQEAYKFAGEALDQGAFGDEERMPFLTIEADGNPYPQLLEARFDSFSLQAGRVAEKQGKKVAVKVN, from the coding sequence ATGATGAAAAAAGCTTACGGTATTTGTCTTGGCGCTTCAACAATAAGCGCTGTTGAAATTGGAAGAGATGGCGATAAAACAGAGGTTATTAAAGTAATAAGAAAAGAACACGACGGCAACCCCAAAGAGGTTTTTGTGGAAGTGGTAAAAGAACTTAATACGGGTGACGCGCCTGTGCTTGTAACAGGCAGAAGGTTCCGTACATACGTTAATTTACCGTCAATTACCGAACCCGAAGCGGTGGAAGAAGCGCTGCAGTTAATTAATCCAAAAGGTGAAAAGTTTGACGCTGTGGTATCTGCGGGCGGGGAAACATTTATGGTATACCGTCTTGATTCCAATTCAAGAATAACCGGTATTTCCACTGGCAATAAATGCGCGTCGGGCACCGGCGAATTTTTTCTTCAGCAGATTAAAAGGATGGACCTTAGCCTTGAAACAGCCATAGAAACAGCATTAAACGGCGAACCGTACGCGGTATCCGGAAGATGTTCCGTGTTCTGCAAGTCCGACTGTACGCACGCTTTAAACAAAGGCGTCCCTGTCGGCAATGTGGCAGCAGGCCTGTGCGATATGATTGCTGAAAAAATTGTTGAACTTGTGGTAAAAGTGCCGCATGAAAAAATAATGATAACAGGCGGAACAGCCCTTAATTCTGCCGTAATCAAATATGTAAAAAAACACCTTGAAAATGTTATAGTTCCAAAAGAAGCCCCTTATGTTGAAGCACTTGGCGCGGCAATGGCCGCTTTTGAAAAGGGCAAAGCTGTTTCAAAAGATATGTTTAATGAAGGTATTACAAGTTTCACCACTCTTATCCCGCTTAAAGAAGCGGAAAAACTTGTTACATTTAATAAGTCAGAACGCGGCATATTAAAAGAAGGCGACAGGTGCATACTTGGGCTTGATGTGGGTTCCACCACCACAAAAGCGGTGCTTTTACGCGCGGATGACGACAAAGTGCTTGCGGACATTTATTTAAGGACAAACGGCAATCCCATAGAAGCTTCGCGTAAATGTTATGAAAGCATCCTGGAACAGATGAAGGGTATTAAAGCAAAAATCGTCGGGATTGGTGTTACAGGTTCCGGAAGGCAGATAGCGGGATTGTATTCCTTAACCGACGGTATTATTAATGAAATCATAGCGCACGCTGCGGCGGCGGTTTATTTTGACCCCGAAGTTGACACCATATTTGAAATAGGCGGGCAGGACGCAAAGTATACACATATCACCGCGGGTGTTGCGTCAGATTACGCCATGAACGAAGCTTGTTCCGCGGGAACGGGTTCTTTCCTTGAAGAGGCCGCTTATGAATCGCTGGGCGTGGATTACAGGGAAATAGCGGATGTGGCAATTAAAGCGAAAAGGCCGCCAAATTTCAATGACCAGTGCGCGGCTTTTATTTCTTCCGACATTAAAAACGCAAGCCATGAAGGTATTACAAGGGAAGACATTCTTGCAGGGCTTGTTTATTCCATCTGTTTTAACTACGTGAACAGGGTAAAAGGGCACAGGCCGGTAGGTAATAAAGTATTTATGCAGGGCGGCGTATGTTACAACAAGGCTGTTCCGCTTGCAATGGCGGCTATCACGCAGAAACCAATTATAGTTCCGCCGGACCCCGGCCTTATGGGCGCTTTCGGTGTCGCGCTTGAAATAAAAAAACGCCTTGCGTTGGGGCTTTTAAAAGAAGAGGATTTTGACCTTGTAAAGATAATCGGCCGCCAGGTAGTCAACGAAAAGCCGTTTGTATGCGCGGGCGGAAAAGAAAAATGCGATTTAAAGTGCAAAATTAACATGATACGCATAGAGGACAAAGTTTATCCTTTCGGCGGCGCGTGCAACAGGTATTACAACCAGAGGTTTAAGATAAACGTGGACGCGGACAAACTGGATTTTGTGACCGCAAGAAACAAGCTGGCCTTTGAAAAGTACTGCCCGGCGCTGCCTGTAGATGAAAAAGCTCCGTCCATTGGGATAAATAAAAGTTTTATTGTGCATCAGCTGTTCCCGCTTTATTACAATTTCTTTTCAACGCTTGGGTGCAAAATTATAACATCCGAAGAGATGGATGAAGACGCGCTGCATAAACAGACCACTTCTTTCTGTTATCCGGCGCAGGTATCGCTTGCCATGTTTTCAAATCTTATTTCCAAGAATCCTGATTTCTATTTTATGCCGCACGTGGAAGAAATGAATGTGGAAAACGGGGAGCCAAGAAAAGAATTCTCCGCCACCTGTATCTTTACTCAGGGCGAAGCGTTCTGGATGAAACAGATATTCAGGGACAAGGGTATTGAAAACAAGATGATAACCACAACGCTGAATTTTGCAAACGGTTATGAAAAAGAAAAAGACAAGTTTGTGGAAATAGGAAAAAGAATAGGTTTTACCGCCAAAAAGTCGGCTGAAGCGTATGAAAAAGCGCTGTCAGTGCAGGCGGCATACAGGGAAGAAAAGAAAAAGCTTGGCCGTGAAGTTATTGAAGAACTTCACAAACACCCGGAAAAAACCGCGGTTGTCCTTTTTGGCGCGCCTCATAACGCCTTTAATGCTGACACAAATAAGGGTATCCCCAAGAAACTTACCACACGCGGCTACATGGTAATACCGTTTGATATTCTTCCCACAGAGCACGAGATAATTGAAGACCCGCACGACGGCTATATGCACTGGGAAATTGGGCAGAAAGTAATTAAAGGTTCTCAGATAGTAAAAAAAGACAACCAGCTTTTTGGAATGTATATTACAAATTTCCTTTGCGCCATTGATTCGCTGCTGGTAACTTATTTCAGGCGTATAATGAAACAGAAACCTTCGCTGACGCTTGAAATAGACGGGCACACGGCAGACGCGGGAATTGACACAAGGGTGGAAGCGTTTATTGATGTTGTTAAGAACTACCTTGAAATAACAAAGAAAGAACAGGAAGTGGTGCATTCGTCATACGTGCCCGCCCGCATATCTGTGGAAAATACGGGTATGTTTTTTGTGGATTCTGAAGGAGAAAAATTCAAGCTTACAGACAAACGGGTTAAAATGATTCTGCCAAACATGGGCGACCTGACAACCCCTCTTGTGGCGGCTATTTTCAGAAAAGAAGGGGTAAACACAGAGGCAATGGGTGTTGCGGATAAGGAAACGCTTAGGCTTGGAAGAAGCGTGACTACGGGAAAAGAGTGCCTTCCTATGGTGCTGTGTATCGGGTCCATGCTTAAGTATCTGAATACAAGGGAAAATAAAGATGAAAAACTTGTGGTCTTTCAGCCAAGGGCCGCGGGCTACTGCAGGCTTGGCCAGTATCACGTGTTTATGAATATGCTTATAAGGGAAAGAAAACTGAAAGATGTGGCGCTTTTATCGCTTGCCAATGAAGAAAGGTATACAGGATTCGGACCCAAACTTATGATAAACGCATGGTACGCGCTTTTGACCGGTGATGTGATGGATGATATAAGAAATTCCATCTGGACAATTGCCAAAGACCCGATAACAGGTGAGGAAATACTGAATCAGGAACATAAAAAAATAGAAAAGGCGCTTGACGGCACTTCGGGAATTGATTTTTATAAGCAGCTTAAAATGTCGGCAAAAGTACTGTCTCAGATACCGCTTAAGATGAAGCTGCATGAAGCGCCTGAAGTTTCGGTGATGGGAGAAATATTTGTAAGAAGGGATTCGTTTTCAAATAAGGGTATTGCAAAACGCCTGGCGGAAAAAGGATTTATTGCCAGAACCGCGCATATTTCCGAATGGCTGTATTATCTTACATATATGATAGAAAACAAGCTTCACATACCGGACTATACAATGCTTGGCTGGCTTGAATATAAAATCACTGATGTCACTCAGCGTTATATGGAAATGAAAGTGAAAAAGATTCTTGAAAAATCCGGCCTTTACAAAGCTGAAGCGGTTGATATTGATGAAATTGTGAAGTTCTCGGAACACATACTTCCCAGGACGCTTAAAGGAGAACCGGGAATGATTATGGGTGTTACAATGCGCGACGTATTTAACAAATACGCGGGTGTGGTAAATATCGGGCCTTTCTCGTGTATGCCGGTAAGGTTCACTGAAGCAGTTGTGGCAAACAGCCTTGATATGAAAGGCAAGCAGGAAGCATATAAGTTTGCCGGTGAAGCGCTTGACCAGGGAGCGTTCGGCGATGAAGAAAGGATGCCGTTTTTAACAATTGAGGCGGATGGTAATCCATATCCGCAGCTTTTAGAAGCGCGTTTTGACAGCTTCAGCCTGCAGGCCGGCAGGGTAGCGGAAAAGCAGGGCAAGAAAGTCGCTGTAAAAGTAAATTAA
- a CDS encoding pyridoxamine 5'-phosphate oxidase family protein, with protein MRRHDKQIQAKREIEEILALGKVVRIAFSGPEPYLLPLNYGYSKGAIYIHCAPAGKKLDLIKINPKVAFEVTIDDSLKAGETACAFGYKYRCVIGSGTVSIVKDEWEKIAGLNALMKQQAGLTNPLYEKEMVDKVVVLKVIISEMTGKKSGF; from the coding sequence ATGAGAAGGCACGACAAGCAGATACAGGCCAAACGGGAAATAGAAGAAATACTGGCGCTGGGAAAGGTTGTAAGAATTGCCTTTTCCGGGCCGGAGCCGTATTTGCTTCCTTTGAATTATGGTTATAGTAAAGGCGCCATTTATATTCACTGCGCGCCTGCGGGTAAAAAACTTGACCTTATTAAAATCAACCCCAAAGTGGCTTTTGAAGTCACAATTGATGACAGCTTAAAAGCCGGAGAAACGGCCTGCGCTTTTGGGTATAAGTACAGATGCGTAATCGGCAGTGGAACAGTTTCTATTGTTAAGGATGAATGGGAAAAGATAGCGGGCTTAAATGCGCTTATGAAGCAGCAGGCAGGGCTTACCAATCCGCTGTATGAAAAAGAGATGGTTGATAAAGTTGTTGTTTTAAAGGTAATTATAAGCGAAATGACGGGGAAAAAGTCGGGTTTTTAA
- a CDS encoding DUF4349 domain-containing protein, which yields MKKVMMIAGLIVILFFISCSTAQKMDYSAVRSSEASGVMQDRSVIKTASISVFVGSIEDMAKRAKEIVSSSGGYVMYDSQEKSDYYMNAKVPPAKLDEVMDQIGKLGKEEKRNQTSEDVTSRLSDLQAVINNKKILRDRLRKLTDASREMSEIISMEKELSRLQAEIDSLESELKSVQSRVEMSSVSVSLKIKRIPGPLGWIFVGVYWVIEKLFIW from the coding sequence ATGAAGAAAGTGATGATGATTGCAGGATTAATTGTAATTCTATTCTTTATTTCATGTTCCACTGCGCAAAAAATGGATTACTCGGCTGTAAGAAGTTCTGAAGCATCCGGCGTGATGCAGGACAGATCAGTAATAAAAACTGCATCGATATCAGTGTTTGTTGGTTCTATTGAAGATATGGCAAAAAGGGCAAAGGAGATTGTTAGTTCTTCCGGCGGATATGTTATGTATGATTCGCAGGAAAAATCCGATTATTATATGAACGCAAAAGTGCCGCCTGCCAAGCTGGATGAGGTTATGGATCAGATAGGTAAGCTTGGGAAAGAAGAGAAAAGGAACCAGACCAGTGAAGATGTTACGTCCCGATTAAGCGACCTGCAGGCGGTTATTAACAATAAAAAAATCCTGCGTGACAGGCTAAGAAAGCTTACTGACGCATCAAGGGAAATGTCCGAAATAATATCAATGGAAAAAGAACTTTCCAGGCTTCAGGCGGAAATAGATTCGCTGGAGTCGGAGTTGAAAAGTGTTCAGTCACGCGTGGAAATGTCATCGGTTTCTGTATCTTTGAAAATAAAAAGAATTCCCGGGCCTTTGGGATGGATTTTTGTGGGTGTTTACTGGGTTATAGAAAAACTGTTTATCTGGTAG